Proteins encoded by one window of Ulvibacter sp. MAR_2010_11:
- a CDS encoding acyl-CoA carboxylase subunit beta, which produces MDINFNKNEDHNKLLASDLRKRLAQIKLGGGEKRIAKHHAKGKMTARERIAYLLDDKKPSIEIAAFAGDGMYEEHGGAPSGGVVIKIGYVKGKQCIVVANDATVKAGAWFPITAKKNLRAQEISIENRLPIIYLVDSAGVYLPMQDEIFPDKEHFGRIFRNNAVMSSMGITQISAVMGSCVAGGAYLPIMSDEALIVDKTGSIFLAGSYLVKAAIGESIDNETLGGATTHCEISGVTDYKAKDDKDALDTIKNIVSKIGDYDKAGYNREAAVKPSLPQEDIFGLLPRSRADQYDMREIIKRLVDNSDFEEYKEGYGKTILTGYARIDGWAVGIVANQRKLVKTKQGEMQFGGVIYSDSADKATRFIANCNQKKIPLVFLQDVTGFMVGSKSEHGGIIKDGAKMVNAVSNSVVPKFTVVIGNSYGAGNYAMCGKAYDPRLIVAWPSAELAVMSGNSAAKVLLQIETASLKKKGETITPEVEKELYDRIKARYDRQISPYYAASRIWTDAVIDPLDTRKWISMGIEAANHAPIEKPFNLGVIQV; this is translated from the coding sequence ATGGACATCAACTTCAATAAAAACGAAGATCACAATAAACTTTTAGCATCCGATTTACGGAAACGTCTCGCCCAAATTAAACTGGGAGGAGGCGAAAAACGAATCGCCAAGCATCACGCCAAAGGCAAAATGACTGCCCGCGAACGTATCGCCTATCTGCTGGACGATAAAAAACCTAGCATTGAAATTGCTGCCTTTGCAGGTGACGGTATGTACGAAGAGCACGGCGGCGCTCCCAGCGGGGGTGTAGTTATTAAAATTGGGTATGTAAAGGGGAAACAATGTATCGTAGTTGCCAACGACGCCACCGTAAAAGCAGGCGCCTGGTTCCCGATTACTGCCAAGAAAAATTTAAGAGCTCAGGAAATTTCCATCGAAAACAGACTCCCAATCATCTATTTGGTAGACAGCGCGGGAGTATATCTGCCTATGCAGGATGAAATCTTTCCGGACAAAGAACACTTCGGACGCATTTTCCGAAACAATGCAGTAATGAGCAGTATGGGAATCACTCAAATTTCGGCAGTGATGGGAAGCTGTGTTGCAGGAGGTGCCTATTTACCTATTATGAGCGATGAGGCTTTAATTGTAGATAAAACAGGAAGTATCTTTCTGGCAGGAAGCTATCTGGTAAAAGCAGCTATTGGGGAAAGTATCGATAACGAAACTTTGGGTGGCGCAACCACGCATTGTGAAATTAGCGGAGTGACAGATTATAAGGCGAAAGACGATAAAGACGCACTCGATACTATTAAGAATATTGTTTCAAAAATTGGGGATTACGACAAGGCAGGCTACAACAGAGAAGCGGCTGTAAAACCTTCACTTCCGCAGGAAGATATATTTGGATTGCTGCCCAGATCGCGTGCCGATCAATACGATATGCGGGAGATTATCAAAAGACTGGTAGACAACAGTGATTTTGAAGAATACAAGGAAGGCTACGGAAAAACAATTCTTACCGGCTATGCCCGAATCGATGGCTGGGCTGTAGGTATTGTTGCCAATCAGCGGAAACTGGTTAAAACCAAACAAGGAGAGATGCAATTTGGCGGTGTTATTTACAGCGATAGCGCCGACAAAGCCACCCGATTTATTGCCAATTGCAATCAGAAAAAAATACCGCTGGTATTTCTGCAGGATGTTACCGGTTTTATGGTAGGGAGTAAAAGTGAGCACGGCGGAATTATAAAAGACGGTGCTAAAATGGTGAATGCCGTTAGTAACAGTGTGGTGCCGAAGTTTACCGTTGTGATTGGAAACTCATATGGTGCCGGAAATTACGCCATGTGCGGAAAAGCCTACGACCCACGCCTAATTGTCGCCTGGCCCAGTGCCGAGCTTGCAGTAATGAGCGGCAACAGTGCGGCCAAGGTATTGCTTCAAATTGAAACTGCGTCCTTAAAAAAGAAAGGCGAAACCATTACTCCGGAAGTTGAAAAAGAACTCTATGACCGCATCAAAGCGCGATACGATCGTCAAATTTCCCCGTATTACGCTGCGTCCAGAATATGGACCGACGCCGTGATTGATCCTCTGGATACCCGAAAATGGATTTCAATGGGAATTGAAGCCGCAAACCACGCCCCTATCGAAAAGCCATTTAATTTGGGAGTGATCCAGGTGTAG